The following are encoded in a window of Sinomonas cyclohexanicum genomic DNA:
- a CDS encoding acyl-CoA dehydrogenase family protein has translation MSQPRTDAALPCADGDFYAFEGLLAEKERDRLHEVREWLAREVAPIAVDHWNRAEFPHHLIPKLAELDVVSPVRRQGHSNLLAGLLHAEFTRADASIATFMGVHDGLFTGSIELLASDEQKAAWLPSIYSLEEIGAFGLTEPLGGSDVAGGTRTTARREGDSWVINGAKRWIGNATFSDWVIVFARDEADNQVKGFLVDTSLPGYSATKIENKIALRTVQNADITLEDVRVPAEFKLAHANSFRDTNRVLKVTRLAVAWQAVGAQLAAFDIARAYAVEREQFGRPIASFQLVQDQLVTMLGNAVSSMGMMVRLAQLEDAGLARDEQSALAKAVTTSRMRETVAIGRSLLGGNGIVSDYGMAKVFSDAEAIYSYEGTHEINTLVTGRAITGISAIV, from the coding sequence AAGGAGCGCGACCGGCTCCACGAGGTTCGCGAGTGGCTTGCGCGCGAGGTGGCCCCTATCGCGGTCGACCACTGGAACCGCGCCGAGTTCCCGCACCACCTCATCCCGAAGCTCGCGGAACTCGACGTCGTGAGCCCTGTCCGCCGGCAGGGGCACTCCAACCTCCTCGCCGGACTCCTCCACGCCGAGTTCACCCGTGCCGACGCCTCGATCGCCACGTTCATGGGCGTCCACGACGGCCTGTTCACGGGCTCCATCGAGCTGCTGGCCTCCGACGAGCAGAAGGCCGCGTGGCTTCCCTCGATCTATTCGCTCGAGGAGATCGGAGCGTTCGGCCTCACCGAGCCGCTCGGCGGATCCGACGTGGCCGGCGGGACGCGCACCACGGCGAGGCGCGAGGGCGACTCGTGGGTCATCAACGGAGCCAAGCGCTGGATCGGCAACGCGACGTTCTCCGACTGGGTGATCGTCTTCGCCCGGGACGAGGCGGACAACCAGGTCAAGGGCTTCCTCGTGGACACGTCCCTCCCCGGCTACAGTGCAACCAAGATCGAGAACAAGATCGCGCTCCGCACCGTCCAGAACGCCGACATCACCCTCGAGGATGTCCGTGTCCCCGCGGAGTTCAAGCTTGCGCACGCCAACAGCTTCCGGGACACCAACAGGGTCCTCAAGGTCACCCGCCTCGCTGTCGCATGGCAGGCCGTCGGGGCGCAGCTGGCGGCCTTCGACATCGCCCGCGCCTACGCGGTCGAGCGGGAGCAGTTCGGACGCCCGATCGCTTCCTTCCAGCTCGTCCAGGACCAACTCGTGACCATGCTCGGCAATGCCGTCAGCTCGATGGGGATGATGGTCCGCCTCGCCCAGCTCGAGGATGCAGGACTGGCGCGCGATGAGCAGTCCGCGCTCGCCAAGGCAGTCACAACGTCCCGCATGCGCGAGACGGTCGCGATCGGCCGCAGCCTCCTCGGCGGCAACGGCATCGTCAGCGACTACGGCATGGCCAAGGTGTTCTCCGACGCCGAGGCCATCTACTCCTATGAGGGCACCCACGAGATCAACACCCTCGTCACGGGCCGGGCGATCACCGGGATATCGGCCATCGTCTGA
- a CDS encoding M23 family metallopeptidase, whose amino-acid sequence MTRGSGATGSGITGSGITKPRPPIGRAIAVLIVGALTCTLSLSAAAARPSGAADGRPPGAAQSAPQGWAWPLDPRPAVVRAFDPPSRPWLSGHRGVDLAAASGTEVRAPAAGTVVFSGWVVDRPVVTLDHGDGHRSSFEPVVGVVEVGAAVARGAPMGTLVTSEASHCAPASCLHWGVREGEQYVDPLAFIEDRRPSILLPWTDR is encoded by the coding sequence ATGACGAGAGGATCAGGCGCCACCGGATCAGGCATCACCGGATCGGGCATCACGAAGCCCCGGCCGCCCATCGGCCGGGCGATCGCGGTCCTGATTGTCGGCGCGCTCACGTGCACGCTGTCGCTTTCCGCGGCGGCCGCACGCCCCTCGGGCGCGGCAGACGGCCGGCCACCGGGCGCCGCTCAGTCCGCCCCGCAGGGGTGGGCCTGGCCGCTAGACCCCAGACCCGCCGTCGTGCGCGCGTTCGACCCGCCGAGCCGGCCGTGGCTGTCCGGGCATCGCGGAGTGGACCTTGCCGCGGCGAGCGGCACGGAAGTCCGGGCACCGGCAGCGGGAACGGTCGTGTTCAGCGGCTGGGTCGTGGACCGGCCGGTCGTGACGCTGGACCACGGAGACGGGCATCGGAGCAGCTTCGAGCCCGTTGTCGGCGTGGTCGAGGTGGGTGCCGCCGTGGCCCGCGGCGCACCGATGGGCACCCTCGTGACGTCGGAGGCCAGCCATTGCGCGCCCGCGAGCTGTCTCCATTGGGGCGTGCGCGAGGGCGAGCAGTACGTTGATCCCCTCGCGTTCATCGAGGACCGGCGGCCCTCCATCCTGCTGCCGTGGACGGACCGGTGA